In Canis lupus familiaris isolate Mischka breed German Shepherd chromosome 5, alternate assembly UU_Cfam_GSD_1.0, whole genome shotgun sequence, a genomic segment contains:
- the LOC479430 gene encoding uncharacterized protein LOC479430 isoform X3, whose product MITNTWSAKLDIAFPLRKHRHSNSTKPWGRETPFQSSAGQLESEAQEEIAPGDIIYHLEPLSKVPLQTQPTGYFSQSYKPQWSPFSATYGDCYKPWRIEPVTYHGKKSSHSGDYHMITTHQISFQNPLLGQSMLPVHIQGRKIAPVVRPGYMEYISQYQRNFQASGWNQVLRTDPNKNNQGINKYIQAVQKDTGWQPTMHQHQKPRWLRQEMTILGRKSTAKFDGDTVTRMPYLPPPKAQVKRVKGKCPSSTLRVFKAKLQTEIASKRFFQDGRTQPRVGCGDPYHRSHEKLPSNSEQVNLSAQMFSPLPKEKENKPCLLSTRHCICM is encoded by the exons ATGATCACCAACACGTGGTCTGCAAAGTTAGACATTGCCTTTCCCTTAAG GAAACATAGACACAGCAACAGCACCAAGCCCTGGGGGCGGGAGACCCCTTTCCAGAGTTCAGCTGGTCAACTG GAGTCTGAAGCCCAGGAGGAAATAGCCCCAGGAGATATTATATACCACCTGGAGCCCCTTTCCAAGGTTCCACTCCAGACACAGCCCACAGGCTACTTCAGCCAGTCCTACAAGCCTCAGTGGTCTCCCTTCAGTGCAACCTATGGAGATTGTTACAAGCCCTGGAGAATAGAGCCTGTGACTTACCATGGGAAGAAGTCCTCCCATTCAG GTGACTACCACATGATCACTACTCATCAGATTTCCTTCCAGAACCCTCTTCTTGGCCAATCAATGCTCCCAGTTCACATTCAGGGCAGAAAAATAGCACCAGTAGTGCGTCCAGGCTACATGGAGTATATCAGCCAATACCAGAGGAACTTCCAGGCCTCAGGGTGGAATCAAGTCCTCAGAACTGacccaaacaaaaacaatcagGGGATTAA CAAATATATCCAGGCTGTGCAGAAAGACACTGGCTGGCAGCCCACTATGCATCAGCATCAGAAGCCGAGATGGCTGAGGCAGGAGATGACCATCCTGGGTAGGAAAAGCACTGCCAAGTTTGATGGAGACACAGTGACCAGG ATGCCTTACCTACCTCCTCCTAAAGCCCAGGTAAAACGGGTCAAGGGTAAGTGCCCCTCTAGCACACTCAGAGTCTTCAAAGCCAAGTTACAAACTGAAATTGCCAGCAAGCGCTTCTTCCAGGACGGCCGAACTCAGCCCAGGGTAGGCTGTGGAGACCCTTATCACAGAAGCCATGAGAAGCTGCCG AGTAATTCTGAGCAAGTTAACCTCTCTGCACAAATGTTTTCTCCtctgccaaaagaaaaagaaaacaaaccttgCTTACTAAGCACCAGACATTGCATTTGTATGTGA
- the LOC479430 gene encoding uncharacterized protein LOC479430 isoform X1 produces the protein MITNTWSAKLDIAFPLRKHRHSNSTKPWGRETPFQSSAGQLESEAQEEIAPGDIIYHLEPLSKVPLQTQPTGYFSQSYKPQWSPFSATYGDCYKPWRIEPVTYHGKKSSHSGDYHMITTHQISFQNPLLGQSMLPVHIQGRKIAPVVRPGYMEYISQYQRNFQASGWNQVLRTDPNKNNQGINKYIQAVQKDTGWQPTMHQHQKPRWLRQEMTILGRKSTAKFDGDTVTRMPYLPPPKAQVKRVKGKCPSSTLRVFKAKLQTEIASKRFFQDGRTQPRVGCGDPYHRSHEKLPAPTENQTTPRISYMPLFSERLNLCKPKVNSIKWEPNTISLQSKGKHSGQSSYLKASSRRIYGNNKIQNSQI, from the exons ATGATCACCAACACGTGGTCTGCAAAGTTAGACATTGCCTTTCCCTTAAG GAAACATAGACACAGCAACAGCACCAAGCCCTGGGGGCGGGAGACCCCTTTCCAGAGTTCAGCTGGTCAACTG GAGTCTGAAGCCCAGGAGGAAATAGCCCCAGGAGATATTATATACCACCTGGAGCCCCTTTCCAAGGTTCCACTCCAGACACAGCCCACAGGCTACTTCAGCCAGTCCTACAAGCCTCAGTGGTCTCCCTTCAGTGCAACCTATGGAGATTGTTACAAGCCCTGGAGAATAGAGCCTGTGACTTACCATGGGAAGAAGTCCTCCCATTCAG GTGACTACCACATGATCACTACTCATCAGATTTCCTTCCAGAACCCTCTTCTTGGCCAATCAATGCTCCCAGTTCACATTCAGGGCAGAAAAATAGCACCAGTAGTGCGTCCAGGCTACATGGAGTATATCAGCCAATACCAGAGGAACTTCCAGGCCTCAGGGTGGAATCAAGTCCTCAGAACTGacccaaacaaaaacaatcagGGGATTAA CAAATATATCCAGGCTGTGCAGAAAGACACTGGCTGGCAGCCCACTATGCATCAGCATCAGAAGCCGAGATGGCTGAGGCAGGAGATGACCATCCTGGGTAGGAAAAGCACTGCCAAGTTTGATGGAGACACAGTGACCAGG ATGCCTTACCTACCTCCTCCTAAAGCCCAGGTAAAACGGGTCAAGGGTAAGTGCCCCTCTAGCACACTCAGAGTCTTCAAAGCCAAGTTACAAACTGAAATTGCCAGCAAGCGCTTCTTCCAGGACGGCCGAACTCAGCCCAGGGTAGGCTGTGGAGACCCTTATCACAGAAGCCATGAGAAGCTGCCG GCACCGACTGAGAATCAAACTACCCCCAGGATCTCCTACATGCCCTTGTTTTCTGAAAGGTTGAACCTGTGTAAGCCCAAGGTCAACAGCATCAAATGGGAGCCAAACACAATTTCTCTACAGAGCAAAGGAAAACATTCAG GCCAGTCCAGCTACCTGAAAGCCAGCTCTAGAAGAATTTATGGCAACAACAAGATTCAAAATTCCCAAATATAG
- the LOC479430 gene encoding uncharacterized protein LOC479430 isoform X4 encodes MITNTWSAKLDIAFPLRKHRHSNSTKPWGRETPFQSSAGQLESEAQEEIAPGDIIYHLEPLSKVPLQTQPTGYFSQSYKPQWSPFSATYGDCYKPWRIEPVTYHGKKSSHSGDYHMITTHQISFQNPLLGQSMLPVHIQGRKIAPVVRPGYMEYISQYQRNFQASGWNQVLRTDPNKNNQGINKYIQAVQKDTGWQPTMHQHQKPRWLRQEMTILGRKSTAKFDGDTVTRMPYLPPPKAQDGRTQPRVGCGDPYHRSHEKLPSNSEQVNLSAQMFSPLPKEKENKPCLLSTRHCICM; translated from the exons ATGATCACCAACACGTGGTCTGCAAAGTTAGACATTGCCTTTCCCTTAAG GAAACATAGACACAGCAACAGCACCAAGCCCTGGGGGCGGGAGACCCCTTTCCAGAGTTCAGCTGGTCAACTG GAGTCTGAAGCCCAGGAGGAAATAGCCCCAGGAGATATTATATACCACCTGGAGCCCCTTTCCAAGGTTCCACTCCAGACACAGCCCACAGGCTACTTCAGCCAGTCCTACAAGCCTCAGTGGTCTCCCTTCAGTGCAACCTATGGAGATTGTTACAAGCCCTGGAGAATAGAGCCTGTGACTTACCATGGGAAGAAGTCCTCCCATTCAG GTGACTACCACATGATCACTACTCATCAGATTTCCTTCCAGAACCCTCTTCTTGGCCAATCAATGCTCCCAGTTCACATTCAGGGCAGAAAAATAGCACCAGTAGTGCGTCCAGGCTACATGGAGTATATCAGCCAATACCAGAGGAACTTCCAGGCCTCAGGGTGGAATCAAGTCCTCAGAACTGacccaaacaaaaacaatcagGGGATTAA CAAATATATCCAGGCTGTGCAGAAAGACACTGGCTGGCAGCCCACTATGCATCAGCATCAGAAGCCGAGATGGCTGAGGCAGGAGATGACCATCCTGGGTAGGAAAAGCACTGCCAAGTTTGATGGAGACACAGTGACCAGG ATGCCTTACCTACCTCCTCCTAAAGCCCAG GACGGCCGAACTCAGCCCAGGGTAGGCTGTGGAGACCCTTATCACAGAAGCCATGAGAAGCTGCCG AGTAATTCTGAGCAAGTTAACCTCTCTGCACAAATGTTTTCTCCtctgccaaaagaaaaagaaaacaaaccttgCTTACTAAGCACCAGACATTGCATTTGTATGTGA
- the LOC479430 gene encoding uncharacterized protein LOC479430 isoform X2 → MITNTWSAKLDIAFPLRKHRHSNSTKPWGRETPFQSSAGQLESEAQEEIAPGDIIYHLEPLSKVPLQTQPTGYFSQSYKPQWSPFSATYGDCYKPWRIEPVTYHGKKSSHSGDYHMITTHQISFQNPLLGQSMLPVHIQGRKIAPVVRPGYMEYISQYQRNFQASGWNQVLRTDPNKNNQGINKYIQAVQKDTGWQPTMHQHQKPRWLRQEMTILGRKSTAKFDGDTVTRMPYLPPPKAQDGRTQPRVGCGDPYHRSHEKLPAPTENQTTPRISYMPLFSERLNLCKPKVNSIKWEPNTISLQSKGKHSGQSSYLKASSRRIYGNNKIQNSQI, encoded by the exons ATGATCACCAACACGTGGTCTGCAAAGTTAGACATTGCCTTTCCCTTAAG GAAACATAGACACAGCAACAGCACCAAGCCCTGGGGGCGGGAGACCCCTTTCCAGAGTTCAGCTGGTCAACTG GAGTCTGAAGCCCAGGAGGAAATAGCCCCAGGAGATATTATATACCACCTGGAGCCCCTTTCCAAGGTTCCACTCCAGACACAGCCCACAGGCTACTTCAGCCAGTCCTACAAGCCTCAGTGGTCTCCCTTCAGTGCAACCTATGGAGATTGTTACAAGCCCTGGAGAATAGAGCCTGTGACTTACCATGGGAAGAAGTCCTCCCATTCAG GTGACTACCACATGATCACTACTCATCAGATTTCCTTCCAGAACCCTCTTCTTGGCCAATCAATGCTCCCAGTTCACATTCAGGGCAGAAAAATAGCACCAGTAGTGCGTCCAGGCTACATGGAGTATATCAGCCAATACCAGAGGAACTTCCAGGCCTCAGGGTGGAATCAAGTCCTCAGAACTGacccaaacaaaaacaatcagGGGATTAA CAAATATATCCAGGCTGTGCAGAAAGACACTGGCTGGCAGCCCACTATGCATCAGCATCAGAAGCCGAGATGGCTGAGGCAGGAGATGACCATCCTGGGTAGGAAAAGCACTGCCAAGTTTGATGGAGACACAGTGACCAGG ATGCCTTACCTACCTCCTCCTAAAGCCCAG GACGGCCGAACTCAGCCCAGGGTAGGCTGTGGAGACCCTTATCACAGAAGCCATGAGAAGCTGCCG GCACCGACTGAGAATCAAACTACCCCCAGGATCTCCTACATGCCCTTGTTTTCTGAAAGGTTGAACCTGTGTAAGCCCAAGGTCAACAGCATCAAATGGGAGCCAAACACAATTTCTCTACAGAGCAAAGGAAAACATTCAG GCCAGTCCAGCTACCTGAAAGCCAGCTCTAGAAGAATTTATGGCAACAACAAGATTCAAAATTCCCAAATATAG